One Nitrospinota bacterium genomic window, CGGCCAGCCAAAAGTTGTGTTATCATATTTCTTGATCCCTCGTAGTCCCTGCATTATTGGCATAACACGCATCTGGGGAAAAAACCGGATTGGGGGGATCCGGCCAAAATAAAGGGTGATGCCGGGGAGGTCTTGCGTCATGCGGTTTCTCAGGGATTTTTTCAACAATCTTCCGCTTAAATACAAGTTGGCCGGCATTATTGCCCCCACGCTGATCGCCTTGCTTTATTATTCCGCCGTCAGCATCATGGAAAAAAATGGGGCGTTGAATGAAATCGCCGATTTCGCCGGGATGCGCGACTTGGCTGTCAACTTAAGCGAGATCGTTCACGAATTGCAGAAAGAGCGCGGTATGTCAGTGGGGTTTCTCGCCTCCAAAGGCAACAATCTCAGGCCGGAGCTTGAGGCGCAGAGAGGGGCCACCGACAAGAAAATCGAGGCGCTTGGAAAACTCATGGAAAGCTTCGGCAACAAAAATCTGGAGGAACCACTAAAAATATTAGCGCAGAGGATCGACGACCTGAAAAGCAAACGGGAAGCCATAAGCGCTTTGTCGATGGATGGCCCGGATGCTATTGAAGTCTATTCGGGAATCCATCGCGCTTCTTTTGACGTGATCGGTGGAATGCCGAGTCTTGTAAATGACGGTGAGTTCTCGAACCGCTTCCTCGGCTATTACATATTGCAACTCTATAAAGAGCTGATGGGCCTCGAACGGGCAACCCTTAACATGGTGTTTGCCACCGACAGGCTTACGCCCGGCATGGAGCGCGACTTGGCCGACTTTACCCAGAAACAGAATTCTTTACAAGCCATGTACTTGACGGTCATGTCCAAGGCCGACGGAGAAATATTCTACGCTTTTCTTGGCGACCAGATATCAAAGAACGCCAAGGCGATAAAGACGGCCGCTTTCCAAA contains:
- a CDS encoding methyl-accepting chemotaxis protein, whose translation is MRFLRDFFNNLPLKYKLAGIIAPTLIALLYYSAVSIMEKNGALNEIADFAGMRDLAVNLSEIVHELQKERGMSVGFLASKGNNLRPELEAQRGATDKKIEALGKLMESFGNKNLEEPLKILAQRIDDLKSKREAISALSMDGPDAIEVYSGIHRASFDVIGGMPSLVNDGEFSNRFLGYYILQLYKELMGLERATLNMVFATDRLTPGMERDLADFTQKQNSLQAMYLTVMSKADGEIFYAFLGDQISKNAKAIKTAAFQRAATGGGFGQDPKEWSKAQTEKINLLNDKLIAGHLQKEMTRITEARLAESKAALRNTWIITITAMLMTLAVSLSIARALTKSVNDTLNVVASLAEGDFTREVPVTSRDEVGALGKSVNAMVADLRNMFVEIGQNAKTLAVSSEEMAAISSQLASGSEEMSAQS